One region of Peromyscus eremicus chromosome 4, PerEre_H2_v1, whole genome shotgun sequence genomic DNA includes:
- the Trmt6 gene encoding tRNA (adenine(58)-N(1))-methyltransferase non-catalytic subunit TRM6 encodes MEASAEQPAPQPPHPHPGDHCIRDGDFVVLKREDVFKAVQVQRRKKVTFEKQWFYLDNAIGHSYGSTFEVSNGGSLQLKKKKEEPTSETKEAGTDNRNIVDDGKSQKLTQDDIKALKDKGIKGEEIVQQLIENSTTFRDKTEFAQDKYIKKKKKKYEAVVTILKPSTRILSIMYYAREPGKINHMRYDTLAQMLTLGNIRAGNKMIVMETCSGLVLGAMMERMGGFGSIIQLYPGDGPVRAATACFGFPKSFLHGLYEFPLNKVNSLLNGTFSAEMLSSEPKASTLVEESNGEHGGKEISEQADEDCTAEGPESNPEEQRATEIVPQDPENKEPKEKGSKRDYIQEKQRRQEEQRKRHLEAAALLGERNADGLIVASRFHPTPLLLSLLDFVAPSRPFVVYCQYKEPLLECYTKLRERGGVINLRLSETWLRNYQVLPDRSHPKLLMSGGGGYLLSGFTVVSDSLRADPSLKSCAGTFDTHEAEEPAAKKQKCVGSGS; translated from the exons AAAAGTAACTTTTGAAAAACAGTGGTTCTACCTGGATAATGCCATTGGCCATAGTTATGGGTCAACGTTTGAAGTGAGCAATGGAGGAAGTCTTCAGctcaagaagaagaaggaagaacctACTTCAG AGACTAAAGAAGCGGGCACTGATAATCGAAATATAGTTGATGATGGAAAGTCCCAGAAACTTACTCAAGATGATATAAAAGCTCTGAAAGACAAGGGCATTAAAGGAGAG GAAATAGTTCAGCAGCTAATTGAAAATAGTACAACATTCCGAGACAAAACAGAATTTGCCCaagataaatatattaaaaagaagaagaaaaa ATATGAAGCCGTCGTTACTATTCTGAAGCCTTCTACCCGTATTCTTTCAATTATGTATTATGCAAGAGAACCTGGAAAAATTAA CCACATGAGATATGATACACTAGCCCAGATGTTGACATTGGGAAATATCCGTGCTGGCAATAAGATGATTGTCATGGAAACATGTTCAGGCTTGGTGCTAGGTGCCATGATGGAGCGAATGGGAG GTTTTGGCTCCATTATTCAGCTGTACCCTGGAGATGGACCTGTACGGGCAGCAACAGCTTGTTTTGGATTTCCCAAGTCTTTCCTCCATGGTCTTTATGAATTCCCCCTCAACAAAGTAAACAGTCTTCTAAATGGAACATTTTCTGCTGAGATGCTGTCCTCAGAGCCTAAGGCCAGCACTCTGGTTGAAGAAAGTAATGGTGAACATGGGGGAAAAGAGATATCTGAACAAGCCGATGAGGATTGCACGGCAGAAGGCCCAGAAAGCAACCCAGAGGAACAGAGAGCAACGGAAATTGTTCCCCAGGACCCAGAGAATAAGGAGccgaaagaaaaaggaagcaaaagagaTTAT ATTCAGGAAAAGCAAAGACGACAAGAGGAGCAGAGGAAAAGACATTTAGAGGCTGCTGCTCTGCTGGGAGAAAGAAATGCAGATGG TTTGATCGTGGCCAGTCGTTTCCAccccactccactgctgctgtctTTGCTAGACTTTGTGGCCCCATCAAGGCCGTTTGTGGTCTACTGTCAGTATAAAGAG CCTTTGTTGGAATGCTACACAAAACTGCGGGAGAGGGGAGGGGTCATCAACCTGAGACTGTCTGAAACCTGGCTCAGGAATTACCAG GTTTTGCCAGATCGGAGTCATCCCAAATTGCTGATGAGTGGAGGTGGAGGATACCTTCTCTCAGGCTTCACTGTTGTCTCGGACAGCCTGCGAGCAGACCCCAGCCTCAAGTCTTGTGCAGGCACTTTCGACACACACGAGGCTGAGGAGCCAGCAGCTAAAAAACAGAAATGCGTGGGATCTGGTTCTTAA